The genomic region TTTGCCGCGCTCCGCCACCGCAATTTCCGCCTGTTCTTCGTCGGACAATTCATCTCGCTGATCGGCACGTGGATGCAGCGGATCGCCCAATCGTGGCTGGTCCTCAACCTCACCCACTCGCCGCTCCTGCTCGGCGTCGTCGGCGCCCTGCAGTGGCTGCCGGTGCTCTTCTTCTCGCTCGTCGGCGGCGTCATCGCCGACCGGGTCAGCAAACGCTCGCTGCTCGTCGTCACGCAGTCGGCCCAGATGATCCAGGCGTTCGTGCTCGGCGGGTTGGTGCTGACCGGCACGATCCAGTACTGGCATGTCGTGGTGCTGGCGTGCGCGCTCGGCTTCACCTCGGCGTTCGACATCCCCACGCGGCAGTCGTTCGTCTTCGAGATGGTCGAGGGCGTGGACACGATGAACGCCGTGGCCATGAACTCGACGATCTTCAACGGCGCCCGGCTGTTCGGGCCCGCGATCGCCGGCATCGCCATCGGCACCCTCGGGATGGGCTGGGCGTTCATCGCCAACGGAGTCAGCTTCATCGCGGTGATCGTGGCCCTGCTGATGATGGTCGTCCGGCCGGTCGAGCCCATCACCAGCGGCGGCATGATCGACCACCTGCGGGAAGGCATCGCCTACGTTCGGCGAACGCCCGCCGCCCTGCAGGTCGTGACGCTTGTCGCCACGATGAGCGTGTTTGCGATGAACTTCAACATCCTCGTGCCGGTGCTGGCGAAGGACGTGCTCCATCAGGAGGCGGCCGGCTTCGGCTTTCTGATGTCGGCCCAGGGGATCGGCGCGCTCGTCGGCGCGCTGTGGATCGCGTCGGTGAGCCACCTCGGACCGCGCCCGTCGATCATGCTCAGCGGCGCGGCGGTGCTCGCCCTCGCCATGATGGCGACCGCGGAGGCGCGCCACTTCGCCGCGGCGGCGGTGCTCCTCGCCGTCGCCGGCGGGGCGATGGTCACGTTCACGGCGACGGCCAACACGAGCCTCCAGGTCACGGCGCCCGACCAGCTGCGGGGTCGCGTGATGGCGATGTACGCGATCGTCATGGGCGGGATGACGCCGGCCGGCGCGCTGGTCTCAGGCGCGCTTGCGCAGTTCCTGGGCGCCTCGGGAGCCTTCGGCATCGGAGGGTTCGTCGGCATGCTCTCCGTATTGTCGATCTGGCGCTGGCGCGCGGCCTCGAGGCTCGCGGCGGAGCCGATCGCGGGCGCCTCGGAGGGCCGCGAGGACCGCAGGCCCTCGCTCGCGGAAGACAATTTCAGGCCGGCGCCGGCCGACGAAGAGTAGCCCGGCGGCGTTCACACAGGAGGCCGCATGGACCACGATCACCACGATCACGAGCACCACGACCACGGCCACGCCCACCAGGCTGTGCCGTCGGACCTCGCGCTGCGGGTGAAGGCCCTCGAGTCGCTCCTGGTCGAGAAAGGCCTGGTCGATCCCGCGGCCCTCGACGAGATCGTCGATACGTACGAGCGCAAGATCGGTCCGCGCAACGGCGCCCGGGTGGTGGCGCGCGCGTGGGTGGACCCGGCCTACCGGCAGCGGCTCCTCGCGGACGCCCCCGCCGCTATTGCCGAGATGGGCTTCAGTCCGGGGCAGGGCGAAGACATGGTCGTCGTCGAGAACACGCCCACGGTCCACAACCTGATCGTGTGCACGCTGTGTTCCTGCTACCCGTGGCCGCTCCTCGGCCTCCCGCCGGTATGGTACAAGTCGGCCCCCTACCGGTCGCGCGCCGTGATCGACCCGCGGGGCGTGCTGCGCGAGTTTGGCCTGGAACTGGCCGACGACGTGGAGATCCGGGTGTGGGACAGCACCGCCGAGATCCGCTACATCGTTCTGCCGGAACGGCCGGCCGGCAGTGACCGCCTCGGCGAGGACGAGCTGGCGGCCCTCGTGACGCGCGACGCCATGGTCGGCACGGCCAAGGTCATGCCGCCCTCCACGGAGGCGGCACGGTGAACGGCGTGCACGATATGGGCGGGACGCACGGCATGGGGCGGATCGACCGGGAAGCGCACGAACCGGTGTTTCACGCCGCGTGGGAGGGCCGGGTGCGCGCCATGTACACGGCCATGTCGGCATGGCGAACCTGGAACCTCGACGCCTTTCGCCACGCGATCGAGCGGATTGCGCCGGCGCGGTACCTCGCCATGACCTATTACGAAAAATGGTTTACCGGGCTCGTCGATCTGATCGTCCAGGCCGGCCTGGCCACGCAGGGGGAAATCGAATCCGGACGGGCCGCCGCCGGGCCCTCGAAGGTCACACCCGCGCTCACGCGGCAGCGCGCCGCGGAGGCGTCGCTGAGGCGTCCCCATGTCCGGCGTGATACAGGGGCACCCGCGCGGTTTCGGGCCGGGCAGCCGGTCCGCGCGCGCAACATCCACCCGACGGGACACACGCGCCTGCCGCGTTACGTTCGCGGCAGGTCCGGCACCGTCGAACGCGATCGCGGCGTCTACGTCTTCCCGGACACCAACGCGCACTTTCTCGGCGAAAAGCCGCAGCATTTGTACTCCGTCCGCTTCGCGGCGCGCGAGTTGTGGGGCGGCCAGGCGGCCGCGCACGACGCCGTCTACCTCGACATGTGGGACGATTATCTTGAACCCGCCTGAGCCGGGCCCCAAGATCGCCGCCCCGGCCGATCGCACGGCCGCGCTGCCGTCGCTTCCGCGGGACGCGGGCGGCCCGGTGTTCGCGGAGCCATGGCAGGCGCAGGCGTTCGCGCTCGCCGTCAGGCTCTCCGAGCAGGGGTATTTCACGTGGCCGGAGTGGTCCGTGGCGCTGGCGGCCGAGCTGAAGGCTGCCGCCGACCGCGGCGAACCGGACGACGGTTCGCGTTATTACAGCCACTGGCTCACGGCGCTCGAGCGGCTCGCCGCGTCGAAGGGTCTGACGGATCCGCGGGCGATGCGCACGCGCAAAGAAGCCTGGGCGGAGGCCTACCGCCGTACGCCGCACGGCAAACCCGTCGAACTGCGCCCGGCCGACCGCCGCTAGATAGCGCGCGTCGCTCTCAAGCAGCCCCGTTTGTCGTCGAGGGCGGGCGTCTCGACCGCGATCCGAAAATATTTTCAACGCCCGCACCGATGCCTTGGTAGACTGTTGCTATTACGCGGCGGGAGGCAGCGCAGATGCGCCTTCGGATCGTGCCCGGCACTGTGGGCCGGTGGATCAGCCGGGCCGGGCTGCTGGTGCTGGTCGGCGTTCTCGCCGGGTGCGGCGCGCGCGCGCAGCGGCAGAGCCCGGCGAGCGCGGCGTCGCCGCCGCCCGCGGTCGTCGTCACCGGCGCGATCCAGGCCACCGTCCCCGTCTACGAAGAGGTCGTCGCGCAAACCGTGGCCGTCCAGACGGTGGCGCTGCGCGCGCAGATCGCGGGCACGCTCGAGCAGGTGCTGTTCAGAGAAGGCACCGAGGTCAGGCGCGGGCAGACCGTCTTCGTGGTCGACCAGCGGCCGTACATGGCGGCACTGCAGTCCGCGAGGGCGCAGCTCGCCACCGCGCGCGCGAACCTCAATCAGGCGCGCGAGCAGGTCCAGCTGAAACAGGCCCAGGCGCAGCTCGCGGCGCTCCAGGCGACGCTCGCCAACACGCAGGTCCAGGTGAAGCGCGACCAATATCTCGTCGCCCAGCACGCGATCGCCCAACAGCAGCTCGACGACGACGAGACGGCGATGAAGGCCGCCGCCGCGAACGTGGAAGCGCAGCAGGCGGTGGTCAAGAACACCGCGCTCTCGACCCAGACCGGCATCGAGCAGGCGCGGGCGGCCGTACAGCAGGCCGACGCCGCGGTCACCCAGGCGCAGCTCAACCTCGCGTACACGACCGTCCAGGCGCCCGTCGGCGGGATCATCAGCCTCCTCACCGTCGACCAGGGCAACCTCGTCGCGGTGAACCAGCAGCTCGCGACGCTCACGGCTGTGGACCCGATTATCGCGCAGATGTCGATCAGCGAGGTCACGTTCCTGAAGCTGGCGCGGGAGGCCGGGACCGCGACGGGACAACTCGGGCAGGCCGTGCCTGCCGCCCTCGCGTTCCAGCTGGTCCTGCCGGACGGCACCGTCTACGGCCACCCCGGCGTCTTCCGCGCCGTCAACAACTCCGCCAACCCGCAGTCGGGCACCATTCTGGTCCAGGCGACGTTCCCAAACCCCGAACGCCTGCTCCGCGCCGGAATGTACGCGCGCGTGCGCGTGCGTACCCAGGACCGCCCCCGCACCGTGCTGGTGCCGCAGAGCGCGGTGCAGGTCGTGCAGGGAACGCGCACCGTCTACGTCGTGGGATCCGACAATTCGGTCGCGCTGCGGACGATCACGGACGGCGGCCCCTACGGCCCGTTCTTCGTCGTGCTCAGCGGCGTCCAGGCGGGCGAGCGCGTGATCGTCGAAGGCGTCCAAAAGATCCGGCCGGGCGCCAGGGTCTCTCCCACCGTCCGGCCCGCGCCGCCGCTCCCCGCCGGGTCCTGAACCGCGCGCCGCCCATGATCAGCCAGTTCTTCATCCACCGCCCGATCTTCGCGATGTCGCTGTCGCTGTTGATCGTGCTGGTGGGCGCGCTCTCGTACGCCGGCCTGCCCCGCGAGCAGTAC from bacterium harbors:
- a CDS encoding efflux RND transporter periplasmic adaptor subunit, which encodes MRLRIVPGTVGRWISRAGLLVLVGVLAGCGARAQRQSPASAASPPPAVVVTGAIQATVPVYEEVVAQTVAVQTVALRAQIAGTLEQVLFREGTEVRRGQTVFVVDQRPYMAALQSARAQLATARANLNQAREQVQLKQAQAQLAALQATLANTQVQVKRDQYLVAQHAIAQQQLDDDETAMKAAAANVEAQQAVVKNTALSTQTGIEQARAAVQQADAAVTQAQLNLAYTTVQAPVGGIISLLTVDQGNLVAVNQQLATLTAVDPIIAQMSISEVTFLKLAREAGTATGQLGQAVPAALAFQLVLPDGTVYGHPGVFRAVNNSANPQSGTILVQATFPNPERLLRAGMYARVRVRTQDRPRTVLVPQSAVQVVQGTRTVYVVGSDNSVALRTITDGGPYGPFFVVLSGVQAGERVIVEGVQKIRPGARVSPTVRPAPPLPAGS
- a CDS encoding nitrile hydratase accessory protein, which encodes MNPPEPGPKIAAPADRTAALPSLPRDAGGPVFAEPWQAQAFALAVRLSEQGYFTWPEWSVALAAELKAAADRGEPDDGSRYYSHWLTALERLAASKGLTDPRAMRTRKEAWAEAYRRTPHGKPVELRPADRR
- the nthB gene encoding nitrile hydratase subunit beta is translated as MNGVHDMGGTHGMGRIDREAHEPVFHAAWEGRVRAMYTAMSAWRTWNLDAFRHAIERIAPARYLAMTYYEKWFTGLVDLIVQAGLATQGEIESGRAAAGPSKVTPALTRQRAAEASLRRPHVRRDTGAPARFRAGQPVRARNIHPTGHTRLPRYVRGRSGTVERDRGVYVFPDTNAHFLGEKPQHLYSVRFAARELWGGQAAAHDAVYLDMWDDYLEPA
- a CDS encoding MFS transporter, whose product is MSSRYHAYPPPPGGRRNVFAALRHRNFRLFFVGQFISLIGTWMQRIAQSWLVLNLTHSPLLLGVVGALQWLPVLFFSLVGGVIADRVSKRSLLVVTQSAQMIQAFVLGGLVLTGTIQYWHVVVLACALGFTSAFDIPTRQSFVFEMVEGVDTMNAVAMNSTIFNGARLFGPAIAGIAIGTLGMGWAFIANGVSFIAVIVALLMMVVRPVEPITSGGMIDHLREGIAYVRRTPAALQVVTLVATMSVFAMNFNILVPVLAKDVLHQEAAGFGFLMSAQGIGALVGALWIASVSHLGPRPSIMLSGAAVLALAMMATAEARHFAAAAVLLAVAGGAMVTFTATANTSLQVTAPDQLRGRVMAMYAIVMGGMTPAGALVSGALAQFLGASGAFGIGGFVGMLSVLSIWRWRAASRLAAEPIAGASEGREDRRPSLAEDNFRPAPADEE
- the nthA gene encoding nitrile hydratase subunit alpha, which encodes MDHDHHDHEHHDHGHAHQAVPSDLALRVKALESLLVEKGLVDPAALDEIVDTYERKIGPRNGARVVARAWVDPAYRQRLLADAPAAIAEMGFSPGQGEDMVVVENTPTVHNLIVCTLCSCYPWPLLGLPPVWYKSAPYRSRAVIDPRGVLREFGLELADDVEIRVWDSTAEIRYIVLPERPAGSDRLGEDELAALVTRDAMVGTAKVMPPSTEAAR